GGAATCCGATATTGCCTTGCACCGCGACTCGGCCTTCAACCAGTGCCGCGGCGGACACCTCCAAGGTTTCACCCCGAGGGCTGGTAGAAATATTCTGTATTCGGGCCTTGATGGAGATTTGATCTCCTTGCTTGATTGGAGCGAGCCAAGACACGGATTGGGATATCTGAACGGTCTTCAATAGATTCAGTCCAAGGGACTTATGCGCCCATATGTCTTTTACCAGCGGAATAATCAGCTTGCCGATGAAGAACGGCGGCGCCAAGGCCTGAGCCGCATCGTAAGAGGGGTTGTCGTCGCGTGTGGCCCGGGCGAATTCCGCTATCGCGTCCCTTGTTACGGGCGGAAATTTCTGCTCCGCTGTGTACCCGATCATGGCCCGGTTCATTTTACGGGACCGGGCATTGCGCATCATGGACAAGAATAGCTGCATGGTGGAGGTCGGCATTTTTGCTCTTCCTTTATTTGTAAGATCCGCGGAATGAAGTGATGGGGGCCTGAATCCGCATCATTTTGATTGACACGGATGGTAAGTCGGCCTAATAAATAAGTAAAATATATTGATGTTATCAAAACGATAATTACAGCTTATGGTGGCGAAACATGGGTATTCTCGAGATACGGCATCTGAGGCTGATCAAGACCCTGTCGGAGACCGAAAATCTTACCCGTGCAGCGGAAAAGCTTCACGTTTCCCAGCCTGCCCTTAGCCAGCAGTTGAGGGAACTGGAGGATAGGCTGGGCACCGTGCTTTTTCAGCGCACCAGGAGAAAGATGATCCTCACCAGAATGGGCGGATGGGTCCTGAAGGCTGCCGAAAACGTGCTGGAAGAGCTGAACCGGGTCGAACGCGAAATTGGCAAGGCGGTGCACGGCGAGACCGGAGTTTTGCGCATCGGGGTTCATTGCATGCTGAG
This sequence is a window from Desulfomonile tiedjei. Protein-coding genes within it:
- a CDS encoding MaoC family dehydratase N-terminal domain-containing protein; this translates as MPTSTMQLFLSMMRNARSRKMNRAMIGYTAEQKFPPVTRDAIAEFARATRDDNPSYDAAQALAPPFFIGKLIIPLVKDIWAHKSLGLNLLKTVQISQSVSWLAPIKQGDQISIKARIQNISTSPRGETLEVSAAALVEGRVAVQGNIGFLVKSKNSAGPTKPPQEQSAPEMFRLSLPTEEGQQILYARASGDNNFIHTSTFLARMAGLPRTIMHGACVMAMICNALTKHLVDNDITRVASIAGRFGKPVVPGEVLTVVSYRPEKEKTVPFAVFNTQGKPVFREGVFSYK